A part of Saccharomonospora amisosensis genomic DNA contains:
- a CDS encoding CBS domain-containing protein, translating to MAQLVREVMTAQPVTMPSDTPVRDAARKMRDNDIGDVLVVDNGELRGIATDRDIVVRALADRDDLSTVRIGEVCSERLVTATPNEEVDNAIARMREHAVRRVPVVDGGKAVGILSIGDAAMEKDPGSALGDISAASGNR from the coding sequence ATGGCCCAGCTGGTACGTGAGGTCATGACGGCGCAGCCGGTGACGATGCCGAGCGACACGCCGGTGCGGGATGCCGCGCGCAAGATGCGCGACAACGACATCGGTGACGTGCTGGTGGTCGACAACGGCGAGCTGCGTGGCATCGCCACCGACCGTGACATCGTGGTGCGTGCTCTCGCCGACCGCGACGACCTTTCCACCGTCCGTATCGGCGAAGTATGCAGCGAGCGACTGGTGACGGCCACACCAAACGAGGAAGTCGACAACGCTATCGCCAGGATGCGCGAGCACGCCGTGCGGCGGGTCCCGGTCGTCGATGGTGGCAAGGCGGTGGGGATCCTCTCCATCGGCGACGCGGCGATGGAGAAGGACCCCGGGTCGGCGCTCGGCGACATCAGCGCCGCCAGCGGTAACCGCTGA
- a CDS encoding class I SAM-dependent methyltransferase, with protein sequence MTDVQHDDQGQGAFNAATGRSLESDHGKPRYLEYQRELIRPYCGRSVLEVGAGLGEFAGGFTDRERYVVTDVDPEAVQSMKSRFADRPEVEVQQFDIDGQTTLTPPVETLLAINVLEHIEDDAGALRGLSRSLTAGGNIILFVPGYQQLYGEFDRIVGHFRRYSPNTVSDAVSRAGLEVVVARPVNFLGAFAWWAAVRKGGASAPNRKLVSVYDRMVVPVTKRIEKLVRVPFGQSILCVARKPEN encoded by the coding sequence GTGACCGACGTGCAGCACGACGACCAGGGCCAGGGCGCGTTCAACGCGGCTACCGGCCGCAGCCTCGAAAGCGACCACGGCAAGCCGCGCTACCTGGAGTACCAGCGCGAACTCATCCGCCCGTACTGCGGCCGATCGGTACTGGAAGTGGGCGCCGGACTCGGTGAGTTCGCCGGCGGCTTCACCGACAGGGAACGCTACGTGGTCACCGATGTGGACCCGGAAGCCGTGCAGAGCATGAAATCCCGGTTCGCCGATCGTCCCGAGGTCGAGGTGCAACAGTTCGACATCGACGGTCAGACGACACTGACACCGCCTGTGGAGACGTTGCTGGCCATCAACGTGCTCGAACACATCGAGGACGACGCGGGCGCGCTTCGGGGTCTTTCCCGCTCGTTGACGGCGGGTGGCAACATAATCCTGTTCGTGCCCGGCTACCAGCAGCTCTACGGGGAGTTCGACCGGATCGTCGGGCACTTCCGCCGCTACAGCCCGAACACGGTCAGCGACGCGGTGAGCCGAGCGGGCCTTGAGGTGGTCGTTGCTCGCCCTGTGAACTTCCTCGGTGCCTTCGCCTGGTGGGCGGCGGTGCGCAAGGGTGGCGCCAGCGCGCCCAACCGCAAGCTGGTTTCGGTGTACGACCGCATGGTGGTCCCGGTGACCAAACGCATCGAGAAGCTGGTCCGAGTGCCGTTCGGGCAGTCGATCCTCTGCGTGGCGCGCAAGCCGGAAAACTGA
- a CDS encoding arsenate reductase ArsC, protein MSKRPEVLFVCVHNAGRSQLAAALLQHYALGRVTVSSAGSQPAEKVNPAAAAALAEWGLDITAQVPTKLLTADVEAADVVITMGCGDTCPVFPGKRYLDWQLDDPAGLGVEEVRPIRDEIDRRVRRLLAELLDEQA, encoded by the coding sequence GTGAGCAAACGTCCCGAGGTGCTGTTCGTCTGCGTCCACAACGCGGGTCGTTCGCAGCTGGCCGCCGCGCTGCTACAGCACTACGCACTGGGTCGCGTCACCGTTTCGTCCGCGGGTTCGCAGCCCGCGGAGAAGGTCAACCCGGCCGCTGCCGCCGCGCTGGCGGAGTGGGGACTGGACATTACCGCGCAGGTGCCCACGAAGCTGTTGACGGCGGATGTCGAGGCGGCGGACGTGGTGATCACGATGGGCTGTGGTGACACCTGCCCGGTCTTTCCAGGAAAGCGTTACCTGGATTGGCAGCTCGACGACCCGGCGGGACTCGGCGTCGAGGAAGTTCGGCCCATCCGGGACGAGATCGATCGCAGGGTCCGCCGACTGCTCGCCGAACTGCTCGACGAGCAGGCCTGA
- a CDS encoding ribonuclease Z — protein sequence MSIRELLVLGTGSQVPSRARNHNGYLLRWDAEGFLFDPGEGTQRQLAFAGSSVSAITRICITHFHGDHCLGLPGIVQRLSLDQVARVHAHFPASGTEFFERLRHASVFHETTEMIQEPVHADGVLATGAFGKLEARRLDHKVEAFGYRLVEPDSHNMVPALLERHGISGPEVGRLGRDGSVRIGEKTVALSEVSAVRRGQKAAFVMDTRLCDAVFALAEDADLLVIESTFLEHDANLAREYGHLTAKQAARVAAESGVRRLVLTHFSQRYEDPTLFRDEAAEVFGGDVVAARDLMRIAVPKHTRPE from the coding sequence GTGTCGATCCGAGAACTTCTCGTGCTGGGTACCGGCAGCCAGGTCCCCAGCAGAGCCCGAAACCACAACGGGTATCTGCTGCGCTGGGACGCCGAGGGCTTTCTTTTCGATCCCGGCGAGGGCACCCAGCGCCAGCTGGCCTTCGCCGGGTCCTCGGTGAGTGCCATCACGCGGATCTGCATCACGCATTTCCACGGTGACCACTGCCTTGGGCTGCCCGGCATCGTGCAGCGGCTCTCGCTGGACCAGGTCGCACGGGTACACGCGCACTTCCCTGCATCGGGAACCGAGTTCTTCGAACGGCTTCGGCACGCCAGCGTGTTTCACGAGACCACCGAGATGATCCAGGAGCCGGTGCACGCAGACGGCGTCCTCGCCACAGGTGCGTTCGGCAAGCTGGAAGCACGCAGGCTTGATCACAAAGTGGAGGCGTTCGGTTACCGCCTGGTGGAGCCGGACAGCCACAACATGGTGCCCGCACTGCTCGAGCGCCACGGCATCAGCGGACCCGAGGTGGGAAGGCTCGGCCGGGACGGCAGCGTCCGGATCGGAGAGAAGACGGTGGCCCTTTCGGAGGTCAGTGCCGTGCGCAGGGGGCAGAAGGCCGCGTTCGTGATGGACACCCGGCTGTGCGACGCGGTGTTCGCTCTCGCGGAGGACGCCGATCTGCTGGTGATCGAGTCGACCTTTCTGGAGCATGACGCGAACCTGGCGCGCGAGTACGGCCACCTGACGGCGAAACAGGCCGCCCGGGTCGCGGCAGAGAGCGGCGTGCGCAGGCTGGTGCTGACGCACTTCTCGCAGCGCTACGAGGACCCGACCCTGTTTCGTGACGAGGCGGCCGAAGTATTCGGTGGCGACGTGGTTGCCGCGCGTGATCTGATGAGGATCGCGGTTCCAAAACACACCCGGCCGGAATAG
- a CDS encoding WhiB family transcriptional regulator — translation MDKYDWRHRAACRDEDPELFFPVSDVGPGAVQTERAKAVCASCPVRARCLEYALENGLDYGIFGGMTERERRELTREHRRRAGDPKAA, via the coding sequence TTGGACAAGTATGACTGGCGGCACCGTGCCGCCTGCCGTGACGAGGACCCGGAACTGTTCTTTCCGGTATCCGATGTAGGACCAGGGGCGGTGCAGACAGAACGTGCCAAGGCGGTGTGCGCAAGCTGCCCCGTTCGCGCCCGCTGCCTGGAATACGCGCTGGAGAACGGCCTCGACTACGGCATCTTCGGCGGTATGACAGAGCGTGAGCGCCGAGAACTCACGCGCGAGCACCGGCGACGGGCGGGCGACCCGAAAGCGGCCTGA